TTGCTTTACCAAAGAAAGATTCATTCCAATGGGGGAAGGCAGTAAGTGAGAGATCAGTGTATAATTGGACTGTAAAAGATGATGAGAGATTACTGGAGCTACAAAAGAAAAGTCACATCCTGTAATTTTAGTAAAGTTACAAACACAAAGATTTGAATGATTTTGAGTGCTTACTACTAAATTTTCCACAGAAGCACTATCACAAGCAGTTCTCAAGCAAGCACAGCCATTGCCTATATATACCAGTACGGTCTCAGGAGTGTCATTTGGGTGAATTTCAAAGTTGCAGACGTTCTGTTCAGTATATAAACAAATATCTTGGGCTCTGATCGCATTACTTTCACAGATAAATCCCAATTGTTCTCGAGCAATGCAAGCTTCCAGACTGACAGTTTGCTATTTTCCACCGATCTGACGGGCCCATTCTCTATGCTTGGAAGGATAGAGAACAGCTCCGTCATGATTCAGTCCCAATGCAATGATAGGGAATATTGAATGCACTGAAGCATTGTGTATTGTCAGTACAAAGGCTGTGGCCATATTTGTGCTAGGGTTGTAGGTAAAATTTAccattttcccattccccacgGACAGAAAATGTCCACccacctccaggagagcagggcccatCCCACCTAACAGTTACCTGGGAAGATAAAACTCAGTACGGCAAATGtcctctccttcttccttcttctcctcacTTTATATCCTCAGTATGATGCCACATGGTCGGGGAGATCCCTCAGGTCTCTtagggtcacctgtcctggctgtgtctcctcccaacctcCCAAGTACCCCCAGCCTCCTGGTCAGCCTGGCactacaaaaagcagaaagggCCTTGGCTCTGTAAAAGCTCTcctcagcaataacaaaaaatatctctgtgttATCAGCTCTGTGTACAGCAGAACTccaaaaacacagccccacacctgCCACTGTCAAGAACATTTACTCTGAACCCAGCACATCTATCAGCTCCACACCCTTGTCCATAGTctgtctccagctctcctgtagACTCCTAAAGTCCTGGCAGGTGCTCTGAGGtatccccagagccttctccttcccaggctgctgggatgaAGCTGGTACAAAGCCATGGCCATCAGGCAAGAGAATATTTGTTGCCTGGCCATAGGAATGATGTTATATGAGGCTGCAGAAGAGCAGCCTGTGACTGTCTGAGTGTACTCAGAGACAGGCCAGTCCATCTCATGTCACCAGAGATGTTCTGTTGGGAACACAAACACATGtaggagctggagcagcagcagctgcagctggtgggATTGATGAAATGACCAAGGAAGTCACCAGACCCTGTTAACTGATCCTGACATACCATGCTGCAAGTCAGtgaatttcagagaaattctgAGGAAACCATTACAAACAACTGTCAACCTATTTCATGGTGGCTATGAACAAaccccctcaaaaaaccccaaataaacgGAAAGCTTCTCTATTCTGTGGTATTCTCTGCTTAGAAAAATGTTATATATTGCATATTTATGATTGGGTATATATTGCAGTGACACTCCTGAGGATTCCAACAGTCCTTTCTCCAGGGAGAAAACTGAAGGAACTCTTCAGCTGCCTCTTCTGAGACTCTGCTTCAAGGtaagctcctgctccttcctcaccacTCACTCCAATACTCCAAGCTTTTCCTGAGCATTGCAATAAATACGTAAAGACAAAGCCTAGGCTGGATTCAATGATCTCCAAGGAGCAATCAGAGCTTATGCATGCACTGAATTTTGCAGCACTTTAGTATTCTCTGTCAATCAGGAGGgcaaggagagaaggaaggatttgggaaagAAACTCAAAGCAGCCAACCTGAAAATTAACATCAAACTGTTGAATAACAAGGAGGGGTGATTTTATTGAGCACCAAAACTCCAACCATGACCTTGCAACACTCCTCCAGACAAACACGGGTGGCTGTACTCCTAGAAAATTCTCTCTAAACCCTGTTTGGTAAACCCAACAACTCTGTCTGCTTGGAGATCATACAAAAGTAGCCAATCTGAGACTGCAGCAGAGGCATTTGAGAGTCCTCTGCCACTTCGGGGCTGTGAgcagtgtcctgtgctgctctttgtCATGGAGGGATTTTATCTATGTATCTATTGAGTAAGATGTTAAGTTAGTTAGATAAATTTTAATCTCATTGTGTGGGTAACATTAAAGGACATCTCAGACATTTCTCAAATTGATTTGGGGCAGACTAGTCTGTGCTCTGTAGCGTATTGTAAGAACTCAACACCTGCGGTTCATGTTCTCAGTTTCTAGATCATTGGTCACCACATTCCTGGTGCAGGAATGTGGtacacaacaaaagaaaaaaaggaccAGATAGCAGTtttcagggcagagctgtgtgtagCTCTACATGCTGAATGCAATGGAAATGCAGAGATGAGGGTCAGGGAGAAGGATAAGAAAAGAACAAATGTGCAAGGTGACTTGTCAAGCCCTCAGCAGCCCTCacctcagccccttcccagccaaaGCTGAGCTTTGTGCTTTAGAGGCTGTGGCAGCTTTCTGTGCCAGGAACCCTTTGAACTGCCTGTCCTCCCTGCCTTATTCCAAATGCTGCTGATAATAAATCACTCCACTGAGTGTCTGGCCATGCAAATGGAagcatccctgccatcccaaacCTGTGTTGCCTCTGAAATGACACAAAGCCCCTTGCTTGGTTGCCAGCATCCCAGGGagcttttcagcacttttctcATAAAGGAATGATCTAAGTGACTGCTGAGAAGAACATCAGCACTGAGAAAGACAAAATGGGACAGCTGTCTGACCAAGAAATTCTTGCAATGATGCATTTGACAGTACAGGAAAATCCATCATAAAAGCTGAAGAATGCCAACAGCAGGAATCCCAAGTACTCACAGGAAGAGCTGCACCCTCTCAGTGCTTGCATTGCAGCAGCCATTGTGCTGATAAGATTGAGGTGTTATCTCTCTTGCTTGCTGCTACCATCTGCTTGGccccttcattttctctctccattgtTGGGAAGGATGAGTCAGGaaaacctataaatatgattgtctagcaaaagattttgagaatatgaAAACCAGAAGCGATATAGAAATGATAGCAGTTTTCGACTGTGTGGCTGAGAGCAACAATGTGGATGCTTGAAGGATTCCTTCCTTTGTTTAGATAATGCCAGGTGCCACAAATACCAAAGAGCCAGCAGAGATTCTCTCCAGGCGTAACAGGAAGGGTGTGAGATAATGTTTAGAGAtaagaaagcagtaaaacacTGTAATATAGCAATTTCTATAGGTTGCATGCAAATGTTAGAGAATTTGTATCatgtattagattggttagtggaaattagaatattcaatATGGAAGAAGATTTATTGTGTTGTAATGAGAAACTCGCTCTCTTAATTCCTTCTCTTAGCTCTTACTTACTTCTCTTACTTTGTCCTCTTACTTATCTCTTAGAACTCCTACCACCCCAAActctctctctgccctgctctgagctatggctggcagctccaagcagggccCTCTTTACCCACGCCCTATGCAATAAACTGCAAACTTCAAGACCAGAACATAGAGAGCGCCTGAGTTTATTCTGACCACCATCCCCCACCAAGGCTCTCCCACACTCCATGTCTCTGCAAGTTCAGTGTCTGGGGTTGGATAACGTGGAAAtgcagggtgagcagcaggacagccatTGCCCAATGCCAGCTGAGAGGCAGGAGCCCAAGTGCATCATTGGGCTTCAGGATTGGGTCTGActggaggagctgtgtgtctgtgtgaacCTGGATGGGGCCAGGGACATGTAGgaagtgcagcactgctgttctttccctgcccagtgccCCATGAGATTctagcccagctcagcattgCAGGGCCTGAGCAGAgtctgtgcccagctgcaggtgtctgctgtggggaggtgctcagggcaggagggaggtggggaaaggtgaccttgtcccagggctgtgcctcacTTGCAAGATAACTTTGCAGTGACAGGTGATGACACTCGTGGTGGCTTTGGCTCCTTCCTCACCCAGGCTGacttctcccactgctgcctcctcctctgggCACCTAAACTCTGGTTTAGGTTTCACCTTTATTGCCCTCAAGATTTTTCCTTATCCAGCAGGACATAAATTACTCCTTTCCTGGTCTCTCATAATCTCCTactctgccagctctgttcccCTGCACAAAAAGCCTCCAGGccatgcccagctctgtccaaGCTGAGTGTCCCTCTGCATTTGCCTTCCAGGGGAACAAGAGCCCTTCACTGAAATCCTCCCACcatgctgaggctgctgctgctgctgcaggtgttgGCGAGCTGCCTCTGGCTGGGGCACAGCGAGGTGGTGGAGGCCTTTCTAGGACCTTGTGCTCTTTTTTTCTATGAGAAAACCCCCCCACGTGGTGCCCTGCGTCCAACGAATGCAGCCAGGATCTGCCAGTTCTATGACAACAAATATCGCTTTGCCACACTGTATGACAGAAACAACAGAATTCCAGTGTACTCTGCTTACATCTGCAAGCCTGGACCAGGAGACAGAGATCAGCCATGGTTGGTTGAGCCTCAGGTAAGTGTCTCTCTTACTGGGCATCACCTTCCATTCACTCACAGATGAGCTGCAGCATTTAAATTACCACTTCTTTTTCCTACCACCCCACTACTCACAGGCAAATGCACACACTGGATGGGAATTTTATCCTTTTACTTTCAAGCACCTGCACCACGTGGTTCCTCTGATGCATCTGAGACATCAGCAGGAGGATGAGATGAATCATATCCCAAAGGTGCCCAGTTTTCTGCCTTCACCTGACAGCAACagcaaatcaaaataatttgtgttacATTACAAAGTCCAATGATTCCCCTCCCggtgccctgctgggatgggggacCAAGTCATGGGACCAAAAGGCACCCAAGAGAGGCTAACTTGagggaccaccagtcctgctgggatctgctccccACTTTTCCCTGAGTTGTTCTGCAGCCCTGACAGAGCTTATCTGCTCCCAGTGAAGAGTCAAACAGGCTTTGTGAGGGGTGTGAGAGAAGTGAGGAGAAACTCAGTAGGGGCTGAGATGGCCCAGGGACAAAGCCGTGGGGGAAAAGGCACTGGAGATGAGAGGGTCAGCTTAAGTGTAGAGGGATTTCTGGAGTGATGTCTGAGGCAGTGAAAAGTgaagagcagcagtgtcagtcCAGTCAGAAGGGTGTGATCTCCATGCATGGGCAGTGAGCCCTGAGCACCTTTGGCTCAGGCTTGGTCCAGAAGGATCCAGCAGACAGACAGAACTCCAAAGCTATGGAACCCTCACAAATGTCCTTCAGACAAACCTCCAGGAACACAGGCCAGCCCAATTAAGGAATACAAGGGCATAAAATTCAGGACCTTTCCATGGGAAGAGTAGGGGAAGAGATTTGGGTGAAAATGTGGAAGATCATAAAGTCCCGTTTCAGAGGAAGGCTAAATATGCTTCCCTCTAGATGAACAACAACATGTTGAAGTTttgaaaacaataataatttgCACTTGTTACTCACATGAACATGAGCAATTAATCTGCTCTTGTACCACTGCAGCCTTCACATTAGTGAAGCATAAAATCTTCTGTCATTttgtagaatcacagagtggtttgtgttggaaggaaccttaaagatcatctcaatCCAAACCCCCTGCATGGCCCAGGCCACTTGCCACCAGGCCAGCATGCTCCAAACCCATCACTGGCCTTCTCTTCCTAGACTATAGGGACAGATTACCTTGAACATTATTGATTTTGTTAACTTTCTCCAGAAGGCTTTTTGGAGCACTGCCAAAGATTCCCCAGGACTCTTCTGGGATTACAGGCTCCTCTTCGAGGCTGATCATTTGTAACTTCTTTTGAgtgatgctgcagaaaatgctgcCTGGCTCAGATCAGCTCTCAGACACATTCTTAGCACTGCTGTAACACATACCATTTACATTGAGATCCTTTGTATCCAGAGAAAATATGTTCATCCTTAAATAAACTGCAGCCCTCCCAGGGAAACCTCAGCCTCAGGACTGATCTCCTGCCACATCTCCCTAGGTATGGGGTTAGAGAAGGGAACTTTTTGTGTTCCAGGAGTGGGTACACGTGTAGGAACCacacataaaatcacagaatcaatgaATCACCCCGTGGTGTGAGAGGATCCAGGAAAATCCCTGAGCAGATttgggcagtggggacaggaagAAAGAGAGGCAGATTTGGCAGGGAAGGTGTCTCACCAGAGTGGGAAATGCTCCTTGTCTCATGCATCCATCcatgctcccagcacaggctgcaggctgGATCACAAGGGTCACAAATGAGAGCAGTCGCATTCTGAGCTGCTTTCTAGTTAAAGCTTTTGTGTCCATTCAGGAGGGCCATGTTTACGATTTCTCTCTGATTCATGCATTTTCCTAAACTGAGGAGACAAATTGGGGTTTTGACAGAGACGTCTTCTCAGGGTAATCTGTTTCATTCCATGCATCCTCAGTACTGacaccttttcctcttcttcccttgTCAAGCTGATCGACCAAAGTTATCACAAGTATATGGAAGGAGAGGATTCCATCATACGAGAATACAAGATCAAATCACAGCAGATTGCCAAGAATCAGGCTATTGACAAAGACTACAGTGAAGCCCTGTTTCTGGACCGTGGTCACTTGTGTCCCAGTGGCCACCATACTGGTGATGACAAGAACGCTACCTTCACTCTCACCAACATAGTGCCCCAGTACACAATACTCAACCAGGGTGCCTGGCATGACTACGAGAACACGGTGGCCCAGGaatcccagggctgtgacaccacCTATGTCCTCACGGGTGCTGTACCTGGGAAGACCTACATCTCCAATGGGAGGGTTAATGTACCCAGCCACATCTGGtcagctgcctgctgtgtgAGGGGCAAACAGCCCATAAACGCTTGGGGAGCCATTGCTGAGAACAAGAAAGACATGAACGTGGTGACTAGACTCAACCTGAAGAGGCTAGAGAAGAGTTTGTCCGACCTCTATGAGGGAAAGGATGTTACTCTGTTCAAAAATTCCTGTTCCCAGCAGTAAGCTTGATGGAATAGGCTCAGGAGCTTTTCCcaaatgtcacagaatcacagaatcacagaatgggttggcTTGGATGGGAGTGTAGAGCATTAAAATTCATCTCATTTTGACCTgcctgccacgggcagggacaccttccactgtccttgttgttccaagccctccccagcctggtcttgaacacttccagggatgggacagtcAGAACAGCTCTCGGTAACTTTTGCTCTATATaccacagcctgctcccagcaatTTACTTCTTTAGAATATCCCATCTAAGCCTGCCCTCCATCAGTGTGaaaccattccctcttgtcctgtcactccatccccTTGTCCAAagagcctctccagccctcttAGACATCCTGTAGGTACTGGACTCTCTGgactcttctccaggctgaacatgcccagctctctcagcctctctccagagcagacaggctccagccctcagagcacctTCATGGCCTGCACTGGACTCCACTCCAACAGCTTTGGATCCTTCTGGAGCTgtgggccccagagctggaggcagcactgcagctgggctctcagcagagcagagcacagggagacaaATGTCCTGTGCagcttctgtgctgcttccttgtctgctgtgtttgcagttcTGTCCCTCAGGgcacctcctcctctgcccaaaGGCACAAAGCCGTGGCCAGAGcctccagctgctttgctttgctgcccatctcaggagagagctctcaggGACGAGTCCTCTCCTCCTTAGCTCTCCCTGACAGTGTGCAGCTGActtgtccctcccctccttAGCAAGGCTGTGCCACCAGGGCACCTCAGGCTGCCCACACATCTTGTCTGGACATCTCCATGTCTGCACATACCCAAACCCCAACCATGATTCTGGACAACCTGCTCTGGCTCATCCTGCTTGAGCATGGAGTGTGGACTAGAAGATTTTGAGAAGTCCCTCCAGAACCCAACAATTCAGTGATTATGTGATTCTGGGAcatgcttttgtttgcttgcttttggaAGTGCATCTTGAGAGCAGCACCTGTTGTATCAGACAGGCAGGCTTTGGCATCAGATACATAGAAAGCTTTGAGCAGCCAAAGCTAAATTGCTGTGATGCACTCCTTGGATTGCTTGATACTCTGCTCAGCTTCTGAAGCTTTTCTGCAGATTTATGGGAAATTGATTTGGGGAAATATATTCAATGGTTGTAAAAGATCAATGTGTGCCACATCATTTAGTTTGCAAGAGCTTACAATAAAAGTCATTTGCTGCAGTGTTGGATTCCAGGGTCATGTCTTATATAAACCACAAATTGCTTCTCACTGAAATTTCTGCATCCTCCAGTGATGTCACAGTGCCTGGAGCATCCTTGCAGGACGTTGGGTCTCCAAGTGGAATCTGAAGGTGCCATAACACCCACACAAGTGTCAGCATCAGACACCAGTGATTTCTCCTTTGCAGACACCTCTGCTGTAACTCATGGGGCTCCAGACTTGCTCACGCACCTCTGCAGGTTGGCTGGGGCTTGAGACCACACTCATCCGCCTCATTCCTTAtcccatccccactgtccctgtttTCCAGGCTCTGAACCACTGGCTGCTTGACCAACTGTTGTGGTTTTACACTGGGCAAACATCAGACACCCACAAAAGCTGCCCACTcaccctcctctgccacagcggaacagagaagggaataaaaaaattaatgaagggATCATGAGCTGTGATTAGGACTGCCTCCAAGGGCAAAACTGGCTCATCTTACACACAGAACATGAGTTTATTACTAAGCAAATTAGAGGAGGATAGCAAGTAATATAGCCCTTAAACACCCCTTTGCTTCCCCCaatccttccctccttcccaccaacagcacagggagacacaGTGTGGCAGGTTTTTGTCTATCCATCACCCAAGATTTTTCCCaatgctcagggagaggagtccctcccctgctgcaccatggggtccctcccatgggatACAGTTCTCCTTGAACTTCTCCAGCGTGGCTCCACTCTCACAAGCAGCAGTTCAACTAAAACTGCTACATTATGAGTCCCTCCCTAAGGCACAGATTCCTCCCAGAACTGCTGTGGCATGGGTCATTCATCCATAGGctgcagtcctccaaggacaggctgctccagcctgggagcaggggactCTTCCCTTCACTGtgtctcccactggatcacagccccCTCCAGacatccacctgctctgctgtgagcaccaacccatgggctgtgggtggatctctacaatccctgtggatccccatgggtTGCAGGGGCATCTTTGCACTCCTGTggatccatgggctgcaggggcccAGTTGCTTCATCTCAGCTCCAGTACCTTGAATacctcctcccctccttttccactgaccttggtgtctccatgttgtttccctcacatgttctcacctcctccaCTTCGGTGGATGGAATTAATGCAACACACCTCactttgctttgattttcttctgagaTATGTCCTCATGGTGGCATTACCAGCATCACTCATTGGCCAGCATTGGCCAACACAAGTCCATCTTCACAGAAATCAGGGACCGAATCTGGCAGATATGGTGGAAGCTTCTAGCATCTTTCCACAGCAGACACTTCTTTGGACCTCCCAATACCAAAACCCAGGTTGTGCAAAACCAAAACTCACACCCCATCTGTCCCATACTTATCAGATTCCAGACTCTTCCCAGGCAGAAATCCAGGCAGTAAGGCCTGGCAGTCCCTAGTAGTAATCAGAAATGCCCTGCCATCCACAGCAAGCTTGTGAAATACATGGGAAGCCCAACAGAGAAAAGGATCCACTTGGGTACTGCCTTATTTCATTTATGAGGAATGTTGCTTTCCATCAGTTCTCATCAGTGCTGGGAGACTGGGGAGGTCCCGATGCCTGGAGTTTGGCCACTGTAACACCCATCCAcagaagggcaggaaggacaaTCTGGGGAACTGCAGGTGTGACCACCTGGCCTCGCTTCCCAGAAGGGTTATGGAGCAGCTTAGCCTGAGCGTGATCACACAGCACATACAGCATAACCAAGGCATCagtcccacctgcagggctttAGGAAAGGCACGTCCTGCCCACAGAACCTGATCTCCTTTGGTGAGCAGATCACTGACTGGCCCAGGGCATGAGGGGGGAGGCTGTGCAAGTGTATACATGGACTTCAACCAAGTGTCTACCTGGACAGTCTCCCACGCTACAGTGACATGGCAGGgtaattttgcagttttctctgtgtctgtccacCTTTAGGACAGCTCTGGGTTCCCCTGTGTCACACGGAGTTTAGCCAttaagaagaattatttttgcagcatCCTGAGAGAAAAACACTGTGAACTAAACCTTTCCTGCAGCGTGGGTTGGATCATTGTAAGGATCGGGCCAAAGATTGCCCGATCTGTCTCACAATCatcatcagagactgagaccctgagaccaTTGAGACCCCTGGGTCCCACCTCTCACTTTGGGCAGGAGTTCTGCTCTGTCCAAGGTGGATGCTTACCAAGGGACTGTGTTtgggtgtgtgtgctgtactgtcacGGTACAATGGACTCGCGTAGGTGCGGAGCTAGAACAGCCatactttctgcacctgattctGGAAGCCATGGTCctctgaacacaatagtccataaatctcctcACCTTTTGGCCAGTGGCCCCTCGCCTTGAAATGGACTATAGAattgttacagtaatttcacgactataaggcgcacccttttgacaaaaattttccctggaacccggaagtgcgccttatagtccggtgcgccttatctgatggacaaagttcaaaaaaattgcctacccggaagtgcgagctgtgagccacggggggagccggcagggccatggttgccaggtggaggtggggcggagcaggggcgggcacgccccggccctgtggaggcggagccgcccctccagaggcacgcccgggccccgtggaggcggagccgcccctccacaggcacccactggcctcgtggaggcggagccgcccctccacaggcacccaccggccctgtggaggcggagccgcccctccacaggcacccaccggccccgtgcaggcagcacggaggggcggcagccatagcccggccccggagaggcagcacggaggggcggcggccatagcccgaccccggagaggcagcacggaggggcggcggccatgccccggccccgcctgatgcaggcgggcctggggccccgcggcaccgcccctgccaggtacaggcgggcccgggggccaatgactgccgggttgaggcggggccttggccagcaaccgcgcggagaaagctgggggcggagcctcgctgcaaaaaaaaagtgcgccctatagtccggtgcgccttatctgatctacaaagttgcgaattttgccaactcccggtgggtgcgccttatagtccggtgcgccttatggtcgtggaattactgtactctcCAAAGAGACCTTTGAGACTGCTTTCTCCTCACAGATGGAAGACATCGCCGGATGCTCTGAGGACATCCCATCTGTTAGCAGTTATTCCCcctattctctctctttctctctctctctgtctctccctctctgtccctctgtctcttactctttctctctctccatctccctctGTTTCACTCTCCCTCCCTACTTCGTCATGTTTTTATCTATCTCTCTctatctctctccttctcaccgTTACCCCAAAACTCAATTGTTGGCCCTCAATacattgctttgctgcttgctgctgaacaaaaccttagtgTCTTGCTATTGTCTTTTGCATCCTGTAGtcaaacgaaccatcacgacccccgctcaggttgtgcggaGTGTGACAATCATGCACCttgctttgtctttttccaGTAACACCAAGTGTTCACATTCTGTGGACTGAACACACTGCCATGTGCTGTCCCAAAAGAGATGGAATCAGGAGAATCAAGACAGTGGCCTCTGCTTGAGAGAAGTGCTGAGCAAAGCTCCTTTGATCAGTCCAGGAGCCAAATTTTCCTCTTTCGCAACTTGTACAAGGTTACAATATAAGATGACACCTCATATTCCTGAAGAACTATTTATCTATTAGGTGTCTGGGTGCATTGCTGTTACACGCCCTGCACTGAGGTCCTCACTTGCTGTAGTTGGGTAAAACGCCCCTTGCTGTTGCCAACAGCACTTTGGCACAGTAATATCAGCCAAGAACCTGAGGGTCAGGTGAGGAGGTGTTCAGGAAAGTTACTGACCAAGCACTGTGCCCCACACCCAAAGATGCTGCACAGAACATGGATACCTTGTCAGTGTTTTTGGGGGATACAAACTGAGTTTCCAGCATCACCCAGGTGAGCCACCCTCACGCAAGAAACACCTCTTGACATATCATGTCCCTAAGAGAATTAGAGGCCCAATGCATCCATCAGGACTCCGGATTTGGAGCTTCTcagtggatgctcagacagcagAAAGGACCAGTAAAATCTAACATTTAGAAGCTGCACAATATCACAATATCATGTATAccatagaaataataataataataataataaaaatatacaatacagcagcatccagagacagaaaattgctGCACATGAGCAAACTGGGGTACCAGAAGTTTCAtccacactgtgctgtgctcagagtaAGAGATCTGGCCTTCCAACTGCACGAGAAACTCTGCTCAGAGCCTATCACATTCCAGGGAGGACAATATGAGTTTTGCTGCCTGTCCTTGAAGTAGAGCTTTTCAAAATGTTGTTGAGTTCTGCTGAAAGCTCTGGTGTGCACCAGTCATGGTTCTGAATGCTCTCCTGAAAGCTCATCTCCCTCATCATCAGTGTGTGCAGCAACAAGCTCCAGAGGTACCTCAGTGGTGTGGGAAACCTGACCCtttccccagggacagctctgggggctctggacACCTGAGCACAGGAACCAGatgccagcacagacacagggcACTGCCTGGCAGCACCATGGACTTGTGCTGCTGTTGCTCCAGCTGCCACGGGCAGAGCAGCAAGAGCCCTGCCTTGtgccagctgggctgcacagagaCCCAGGAGAAGATTGTGCTTTGTAGGAGAACAGAGTGAGCACATCACTGTCACCCCTTTGCTGGACAGCTCCTTCAATCCCAGGTCTTTGTCTGGATGGATTTTTTCTGCAGGCATCAAATG
This genomic interval from Catharus ustulatus isolate bCatUst1 chromosome 4, bCatUst1.pri.v2, whole genome shotgun sequence contains the following:
- the LOC116995166 gene encoding endonuclease domain-containing 1 protein-like codes for the protein MLRLLLLLQVLASCLWLGHSEVVEAFLGPCALFFYEKTPPRGALRPTNAARICQFYDNKYRFATLYDRNNRIPVYSAYICKPGPGDRDQPWLVEPQLIDQSYHKYMEGEDSIIREYKIKSQQIAKNQAIDKDYSEALFLDRGHLCPSGHHTGDDKNATFTLTNIVPQYTILNQGAWHDYENTVAQESQGCDTTYVLTGAVPGKTYISNGRVNVPSHIWSAACCVRGKQPINAWGAIAENKKDMNVVTRLNLKRLEKSLSDLYEGKDVTLFKNSCSQQ